Proteins co-encoded in one Juglans regia cultivar Chandler chromosome 16, Walnut 2.0, whole genome shotgun sequence genomic window:
- the LOC108987827 gene encoding cysteine-rich receptor-like protein kinase 2 — MKQEYPSVPCQYVTFIVIMIFLPLETAVLGDPRSQTVNITCGLQLEHNSTIFVPNFIATMERISEQLRVSGFGVAVTGSGPDTNFGLAQCYGDIPLVDCVLCYAEAYTVLPQCFPYNGGRIYLDGCFMRSENYSFFEEYKGPGDRAVCGNTTRKNSTFGASVRQAVRQAAEAAPSNKGYGRAHLPVRVALNESVYVLANCWRNLNASSCRACLDNASASMLGCLPWSEGRALNTGCFMRYSDKDFLNKEPGNGNSRVTTIVIIVSVVSSVIVLVVVIAIGVYIRKRRYIQKKRRGSNDAEKLVKILNDSNLNFKYSTIEKATSAFDNANKLGQGGFGTVYKGILPDGREIAVKRLFFNNRHRAADFYNEVNIVSSVEHKNLVRLLGCSCSGPESLLIYELMPNKSLDRFIFDANRGKALNWEKRHEIIVGTAEGLVYLHENSNENSNIRILHRDIKASNILLDSRLRAKIADFGLARTFEEDKSHISTAIAGTLGYMAPEYLAHGQLTEKADVYSFGVLVLEIVMGKQNNSSKTSEYSNSQVTATWKHFQSGKVEDLYDSNLMLHNHHNSNIKNEILRVVHIGLLCTQEIPSLRPTMSKALQMLTKEEHLPAPTNPPFVDETTMELNDTCEDSFYTLKAGMSDSIATVSQSSFRPR; from the exons ATGAAGCAAGAATACCCATCAGTCCCTTGTCAATATGTTACTTTCATTgttatcatgatttttttacCACTGGAAACAGCAGTACTGGGAGATCCAAGGTCACAAACAGTCAATATAACGTGTGGCCTCCAACTTGAACACAACAGCACCATCTTTGTTCCAAATTTTATTGCTACAATGGAAAGAATCAGTGAGCAATTGCGAGTTTCAGGCTTTGGAGTAGCAGTCACTGGTTCAGGCCCTGATACTAACTTTGGCCTTGCTCAATGCTATGGGGATATTCCATTAGTTGACTGTGTATTATGCTATGCTGAGGCTTACACGGTTCTTCCTCAGTGCTTCCCTTACAATGGGGGTCGCATTTACCTCGATGGTTGCTTCATGAGGTCCGAGAATTATAGCTTCTTTGAAGAGTATAAAGGACCTGGTGACAGGGCAGTGTGTGGGAATACGACAAGGAAGAACTCGACTTTCGGAGCATCGGTGAGACAAGCTGTGAGGCAAGCTGCTGAGGCTGCACCAAGCAACAAAGGGTATGGAAGGGCACATTTGCCTGTGCGTGTGGCACTGAATGAGTCAGTTTATGTGCTGGCTAATTGTTGGAGGAATCTGAATGCTAGCTCTTGCAGAGCCTGTTTGGATAATGCATCTGCTTCGATGTTGGGATGCTTGCCTTGGTCGGAGGGCCGAGCACTGAACACCGGCTGCTTCATGCGGTATTCGGACAAAGATTTCCTCAACAAGGAACCAGGAAATGGAAATTCAAGAG TAACCACCATAGTGATAATAGTTTCAGTTGTCAGTTCGGTGATTGTTTTGGTAGTTGTAATAGCAATTGGTGTATATATCAGGAAGCGCagatatatacaaaagaaaagaagag GTTCCAATGATGCAGAAAAATTGGTGAAAATTCTTAATGACAGTAACTTGAATTTCAAGTATTCCACAATAGAGAAGGCTACAAGTGCTTTTGATAATGCCAACAAGCTTGGACAAGGAGGGTTTGGAACAGTTTATAAG GGAATTCTGCCAGATGGAAGAGAGATTGCTGTCAAAAGACTTTTCTTCAACAATCGACATAGAGCGGCGGATTTCTACAATGAAGTTAACATTGTAAGTAGTGTTGAACACAAGAATCTAGTTAGGTTACTAGGTTGCAGCTGCTCTGGACCTGAAAGCCTTCTTATCTATGAACTCATGCCCAACAAAAGCCTTGATCGTTTCATCTTTG ATGCAAACAGAGGTAAAGCACTGAACTGGGAGAAGAGACATGAAATTATTGTAGGGACAGCAGAAGGTTTAGTCTACCTTCATGAGAACTCTAATGAGAACTCTAATATCAGAATCCTTCATAGAGATATAAAAGCCAGTAACATCTTATTAGATTCGAGACTTCGTGCTAAAATTGCAGATTTTGGGTTGGCCAGGACATTCGAAGAAGATAAGAGCCACATAAGCACTGCCATTGCAGGAACACT AGGATATATGGCTCCAGAGTACCTAGCCCATGGCCAATTGACAGAAAAGGCCGATGTGTACAGCTTTGGGGTGCTTGTGTTAGAGATTGTTATGGGTAAGCAGAACAACAGCAGCAAAACCTCAGAATACTCGAACAGCCAAGTCACAGCA ACATGGAAGCATTTTCAATCAGGGAAAGTTGAGGATTTATATGATTCAAATCTAATGCTGCATAATCACCACAACAGCAATATTAAGAATGAGATCTTGAGAGTAGTGCACATCGGACTTCTGTGCACCCAAGAGATTCCTTCATTGAGACCAACAATGTCAAAGGCTTTGCAGATGCTAACAAAGGAGGAGCACCTTCCTGCACCAACAAATCCACCCTTTGTAGATGAAACAACCATGGAACTGAATGACACGTGTGAAGACTCATTTTACACTCTCAAAGCAGGAATGTCTGATTCGATTGCTACGGTCTCCCAGAGTTCATTCCGTCCCAGGTGA